Within Paramormyrops kingsleyae isolate MSU_618 chromosome 24, PKINGS_0.4, whole genome shotgun sequence, the genomic segment gacttgaaaaaattaagtgtgaaaaaatgaagtaatattttaagttgatccaatgtttcatttttttcagtgtagagAAAATACCAAAAGCCTTTGCGATTTACAGttaaatactgtatactgtGGTGTATTAAACTGTAAATACAATATTTACAGTTACATATTGTAAATCACAGTGATGCTGTTTCTTTTACAGTAATGTGCAGTATTTCAAAAAAACAGTAggaaactgtaaaaaaaatcctgtaAATTTACATCAATTTGTTACAGTGTAGCAGTTGAGACACAAAGGGGGTTTATTACAGAACTGAAAATACTGGGAACACTACAAACGAAAGACCACAAGTGGTCAAAACTAAACATGGGAAATTATataacagaacaaaaaatgatctATGAAGGGAAAGTAGCTGTACAGAGAACAGGGAGGGAAGCAAACATTGCACACACCACAAATCAAAATAACCAACATCAACAAATATAGTCAATGAATCACTGGAGAACAAAGCAGGGcagacacttaaatacacagtaaACTAGGGGCATACAAGGAACAGGTGTAAGACATAATCAACCATATATATAAccagtcacagggcacagcaCAATGAGCAACATAACAGAATAACCAAGAGGCTCAGGGAAACCAGACACAGGTGAATTTAATAAACTAAATCATTGAACTCAGATACAGACAGAGAAAAATGGggaacagaatctaacactatAGAAATAACAaagacaggtaaaacacaaACAAGGGCACAAcacaaaaaaccaaaacagaatgcAAACCACAAAActcaggaactagaaaaactaatacaaatGTATCACTAGGGAACAAATCtactaaatacaaaaacagaggaggctggACTTGAACACACAACCGACAGGTTAGTAGCCACACTTGCAGCCCTTAGCACCAGGCAGCAATCTGGGGAGCTGGGGAAACACACAAAGTACACAGAGAGAagaggatggccagcgacacctgctggccaaaagggGAAGAGACACGAAAGGTTGGGGCAGATGGGTGCTTACCTTGACACTGACCATCATCTGCTTCATCATCAGCACCACGAGCATTATCTACATCACCTCCATCATCAACCGCCATCATCTTTACCATCATCACCACCTCTGCCATCATCAGTGGCATTGAATGTGATAGTTATGCTCTCACTATTAGGACAGGAATTACCATCAGACAAAAGGGAAGGGAATTAACGTGTCAGGATTGGATGAATGGAATTGTATGACATCTGATTGGATGGACAAACCCACATGATCCCCTTCTGTGGTCCTGTGGCATCAATGTGCCTTCTACAGATATGTTTTTCAGGTATGCTTTTCTGTTTATTACTGTAAGGAAAGACATATGGAATCATATTGTTTGAGGGAGATGATGTTTGTTGTGAGTTGGCCATTGAGGAGCAGTGTTGGGCAGTAACGCGTTACTCAGTAATGCGTTACTGTAATATTACTACTTGCCCCGGTAACGAGTAGTGTAAGGGATTACAATTTCCAAAACAGTAATAATATTACAATTACTAAATCAACTAATACTGCGAAACCAGAATGTATGTAGGCTTTGTTATTATGATGAGCACCCACGACAGTGTTACCTTTATCCCGGCAGCAAAACAATTTAAACGGCAAAAAATAGAATGtcaaatttattaaaacatctGACACGGCAACATAGCAGCAATATGACACTTGCCGCTGACTGGGGATTATGATTAATGTTAGACTGGCCAGCAGTCTGGACAGGATATCCTTAATGTGAAGCAACGTTTaatgttttgtaaatgtttggTAAAACCGTTACACTCCTTTCTAATGTGAGAATTCTCCAGTTAAAAATTCTGGATAGACTAGTACTTCATATATTTATCATTTTTCATACAGTCTCCAGTGTTTGTGGTTATGCTGTTTGATTTTTGACTCCTTCTATACAGAAGCAGTCATGTGGCTGCTTACTAGTCCTTACTAGTCCTTCATATTTTTCCTTCAGTACTTGTAGTATTTTTAAGGTGTCTTGAACACTCTACTGTCCAGTTAGGTCTCATTCCTCtcacctgtctgtctgctgttAGCATACGTGTGGTCAGCTACATGACAGTGCAGCTGCCAGCTTCCCGGATTCTCAGCTACCATGGCTACAGTCTGGAATATTCCAGGGAGGAGTTCATAGACATCGCTCCGGTGAGCCCCATCCATCTGCAGAACCAAGAAGCTGCTGGTTAAATCCCAGGGAGGCAGAACCAAGGAGTCTTTCTACTTATTCCTTGCTCTGTAGTATCTGTTTAATATATACTAAGATACAGTGCACAAATGTTGTATTTTATATTGTCAGATTAATATGTTTTGTGTGAGGTGACAAAATATTTCCTCAAAGATGACAGAGTAATAATGTACTTAGATTTCATATAATGCATattcaattaaaatgtttaattggcTTCCAATTGGTTTAATAGGCAAGGGCAATATTGAGTATTGTTTCTGGACAGCTTGCTGGAATGTTAATATTACTGTCACATATTTAAGTAAATAGTGAAAGGCCAGTGTAATGTCACAAGTTTTTTAAATGTCCCTTCTTATTATAGATTGTCAAAGAATTTACCAGGCTGATGTCTATGTACCTCACCTTTGGACATTCATCTACTCAGACTTCGTCAGTTGTTCAGGCCAAAGCGCTTTGAGGGGAATAAAGAAATTACATTGTTACTGGAGAGTCTTCACAAGGATGTGAGTACATTTCTGCTGGGTCTTTGTGGTCATACAGTTGCTTCTTGGATATCTCAGGTATGCTGTGCTTGTTCCATCTTGTGAAAAGCTCTTTGCATGAGTGGAATATAGTCTCAGTcaaacatttcaaataaatgGTACTGGTAAATGAACATTGCACTTTTCTAGTCTTATCAACCAAAGGTGCTATACACTGTGTCACTTTCaccacatgtacacacacaatttttttaCTACTCAAAGCTCAAATTTCAGGGGTTTgaacaaaattaaaatgcttttattttacatggTAGCTGGTAGCATAATGGTTGGGGAGCTGGTCAtgtcatcagaaggtcgctggtttgagtcCCCGACTGGTAAAGGTGTCACTGATAAACAAAGTACCATCCCCAAGCCCTGGTCTCTGGGCACTGCCCATGTTAGCTGCCCGCTGCTCCTTCAAATACAGAGGTCACATTTCATTGTGTTGTGCTATGTTCACAATGGCAATGACTTAGTTTTTCACTTTTCTTTCATTATGTAAGTAAGGTAAACACTCTGCAACCAGCAGGTCTTCATCACTCATTGTTGGCAGTAGTTTACACACCTATATTATGTTGCAATAAGTTGGGTGGGAGAATGGATCTCTTATGAATAGGGAGAAGGAGTGGAAAGAAGTGAAGGAGAGAGAAAATGATTAAGGGGGTAAACTTAGGGGTAAACTCTTACTTCTCCCTACTGTTGATTTATCACTTTCTTTTTACTTTTAGGTAGGGATGCACGACATTTATCGGGCAGATAAATTATCGGCCGATATGGGGTAAAATGACGTGATTTTTATTGCCCCgataaatacattaaatatgatGAAGTTGGCTAGTATAATTGGTGAAACTGCTTGCTGGCAGGTAGCgccttttaaaacagggcattGCACTCATGACGTCTGACTGGAAACAAGCACCAGCACACCACCAGCACTCCTTCACCGGTCTACAAAAACAAGTACCTGCATAAAACCACAAGAGTAACATCCTTCACCATGTAAATGCTCACTCTCATGTGGAGCTTCAGCACGCACTTCAGTTCAGTCATATCTTCCCATTTAAAACTCATATTTTAGCTGATAAATAACAACATCCAGCATTCTACTCGCAACATGGCCACTTACTTGATATGTTCAGTGTTAATTCCGGACACGTGTCCATCGCCTGATGGACATGTGATGCGGCTGTGAGTCGTGCGCAAAATTTTTCTTATTTCTCATTTTAGGTTTTAAACATATTACTCATATGTTTTGGCAGGTATCAAACCAAAGGAACAGGGCAACAGCATTGTAAGGCCTACCGTGGTACATGAAGGAAAATCCTTCTGTATTCATGAGGATCGTGAGGTAAGAAGTGTGATATCATCCAAAAAAGCTAGTTCACACAGAGCAGAGATACACTTATGCATTATTTGGCAAAACTTCTCTACAGAACAGGCACTTGTGTAAGCCCACAGATCCTGAGGAGGATGTCATCAGAGGAATGCTGATTGGAATACTTTTAGTTGCTGAGGATGTGAAGGAGCCCCTTCCAGCTTCCTACAATGATATTGCCATTGTGGTTGAATGAATTATTGTCATACGCCACTTGCGAGATGTACCCAGTGCTTTTGTCAATCTGATGGGACTGCTCTACATTCTGAACATTGACTATCCAAAAGACTTGAAGTACACTTTTGAGGTAATTCAATAACTGTTCATGGGAATAGGGCTGGACGCATGCACTGCCAGAGTCCACTCTCTGAAGAATGGCAATTGCTCATTTAATTAGATAATGCAAACATTTCTGTGTCTTGATGTTCTGGCTGATCTTTGAAGCAAATGTGTCTTTATATATTTACTTATACACTTTATGTATTTCAGCAGCTGTTAACAGAGGCATTTTTGCAATATTTGATGTATGTTCTGGCTGGACTCTTTAAAGTATCTCTTTAATGCATCAGCAAGacactattttatttttattattattttttggcaGCTGTACACTTGACATTTGATATTTTTGAAGTGTTTTTGTTGTGCCTTCTCTATTCATTctctattttattttgttttaaagcaGCCTTGAACAGAGTGGACATTTGAGCAATACCTAATGCTAATATTTGTTGGACTGCTTCTCTTGTAGATTAGTAGTAGCTTTGTAGGTATTATTTGCATAACCTGGTAGGTTTTGGAATGCTCTACTGTATCAACCTCTGTAAACTTAACCAAACTAAATCTGAGGactaagttaaaaaaaaaaagtattttatgttGAACAAGTATGATTcacatttgtaaaaaaaaaaaaaaaaaaaaacaacttgatAAAATAAGTTCACCCAGCATTAGTTTGTTATTTTAGCTAATCTTTTTTAATCCAAATTGACACAAAATGTTCAGGCAACAGGCTTCATGTTGTATCAACTAATTTATTTAAGTGTAGTTAATTTTACACTTTACATAGATATAACTTAACTCTGTCAAAGCAACAAGATGACTTGACTAAGTCAAGTTGAGTCAATGAataattttttacagtgtaaacACTTTGATCAGATCTTATGGAAAATGTTCATGTGACACATCCTTTAAGTAAACAATACTTTAAATCTGAGACTGTTTTAGTTAATCGTTTCCAAACCCAAAGTCTAGTAACCAGTCTGACtgagacacacaaacaaactCAAAATATAGATGTAGTACagtgaacaaaacaaaaaaaatattgacaGAGTTCAGTTGAGAATCACCAGGTCATTTTTATTAGCTTAGAATTTAAATCATTGTAGGGTTACACTGTGCACTTGATTATATCTTTGGTTTTATGCACACATCATTCATCATCAAGTAAAAAGACAATTTTAAATCTAACTTACAAAAAAAGCTTGTGTGTAATAAAGGTAAAGAAATGATTTCTGCATAAGTATAACGAGTAGGAATCTAACATGTTATTGGGCAAAACAGCTTGGACAGTGGCCCTCAACACCATCAGAGAAATATGATGGCACTGATCACAACATCTTTACTCTGTGCCATTATTAAAATTGTCAAAGTAATTGTCAGCAAAGTATATCATCTGCTGCATTGCAGTGAGAAGCAGGATGTCACAGTTGTCATCCAGCTCAATCTCATGGGAGTAATTCTTCACTGGAAGCACCTGCGACACTGGAATGCCCAGACGGTCACTCACGTTGAAGATCTGCAGAAAGACATGCAGTTCACACACATATTCCtattgaaatatattttcttCAGCTGCTGTATCAGGAAATTATTGTCAAACAGGATTGTAATAAGCCAGCATTAAAACAGCAGAAATCTGAATGCACATGAAAGTTGGAGAGTTCTTGAGGGCAATGAAATGTCTGACAGAAGTCTATCACCCACCACCACCCATCCTGCACAGGGTGATAGACTCACTATCCCATGTAACAGAGGAAGGAGACACCCAGGGAGGAATGCCAGCTCATTGCTGGTCACACACTGTGGGCAGTTTAGAGATACTGTACCACTTCACCCAAATGCAGGTTTTCATCTATGGGGAGAAACACACAATACAGTATCACATGCCAACTGCACAGATATGGtgtggaggtgggattcaaagcCACAACCGTTGAGGTGTCAGGCCACAGTCCTACACACAGAGTCATTTTGCTGGGTGAGAGTTGACTGGGGAGACACCAAATCTTCTTTAATGGGTCTTTCATAGATTTCTGGTAAAACTGCCAGCTCACAGGTGacacagtgctgctgctgtgttTGAAACTTCATGCACATATTTGAAGTCATCAATGCACATattgtccatccattttcagggttgtggggggtacAGAGcttatgggtgcaaggcagagaacaacccaggatggggcgccaacccatcgcagggcaatttggtaattccaattagcctcagcatgtttttggactgtagggggaaatgggagcacccagaggaaaccccacaacgacacacGGAGAACAtataaactccacacacatggaactctGACAGAGACCCAAACCCAGGggtcagaggtgtgaggtgacagtgctaaccactgcaccactgcagaATTTAGGACTAATTCCAGTGTTAGACCAAGAAACTCACCAGATCCTTTATGTAGCAGCTGCGGTACATGTTCTTCAAGTCCTTTTCCACATGTGGGCACGCTTTGTCAACTTGGGTCAGTAGCACCAGTAGGGGGACCTCTAAAAACATCAACAGAAAAGTCTCACTGTCACATTTATGTTGTACAGAATAAGCCACAATCAGGAGACAGAATTTCTTAAGCAATCCCATAACATTCAGCACACTGATGTCTGTCTTGCACAAATGCAACTGCCAGCCTCACTCTGCCCTTCCTGAATCCACATGTGTTCAGCTGAGCTCATGATCATGTTCCAACATTCAGTCCCAGCCCTTTAAAAGTGTGCCCCATGTGAAAGAAAGCCCTTGAGATTCTCACAGATGGACCGGCTCTGTGTGGAGGAGCAGCCAGGGCGCTCGTCTACTGTGGACGGACGGAACCCCGCAGGACGTGtatgccctagcttacgttcatcctgctatatgttttattattccttaaaacgtaatttaaaataacacattaataaaatacatgtaatgtatttttattctattaaagtttaacaccCCCAAACCATAtgtccccctatcggcaacacgtggcataagcatgtatggtaCCATTTGGTCAAAACCCCTCCCTCCCCGACCAATCAGatcaaaggatacgcccacatcTGCTTATGACATCATAGATGggggagagctttaagctccgcccaatgTACCAGGTAACCTCTCTCCTGTATCACTGTCTGGTATGGAATCTGCAAAGCCTCAGAAAGCAGAACCCTGAAGAGAGTAGTGAAGACAGCTGAGAACATTATTAGGATCCTCTACCATCTATCTAAGACGTTTTCCATAAGCACTGCATTTGGAAGGCCACAGGCATACTCAATGACCCTTCTCACCCATCCCGTGACCCTCCCATCTGAAAGGAGACTTCAGAGCATTCAGACCAATTCCACAAGATTATGCAACACCTTCTTTCCTCATGCCATTAAACTCCTCAACACACTCCCACCTCTGCACTCATGTCTGGAATTCCATTGAATCATCAACACCAGACACTTCCTGCATCAGATGCACATGACAAGAACTACCTTGCACTGCACTTTGTTGTATAAACCCACCCAGTGTTCTTTCACTGTAAACTGTTTAGTGCATATTTCTACACTGAAATAATGTTCAGTCAAACCCACAGCACAGCCCTAGTCAAAAGGTACGTTATGTACAGCATATTTACTTACTTCTTTATTCATTATTGTCTAACCTATGATGTGTAAAGTAATTGTTAAAGAATTGGACAAATGATATTTCATTTTGTTGTACCACTGCATAATTTGAAATAACAATAAAGTTTGACTTGACAATGAATCCCACCCCCCATAACACACCACACCTCCCTCCCAGTTCTCCCCACTCATTCACCGTATGAGTCAGCTTTGCGCTGGATGTTACGAAGTTTCACCCACGTTCCTTCTGGCacaatttttaatttgttgGTGTCCATTACAATAACCATGCAGTGGATCCTGTCTGCAAGTGGCAATTGGCACTTTGCCTGACTGTCAGCAGATTTCCATGGTGATATAGGGTTGaactaaacagaaaaaaaggtcTGAGTGACACAAACTCAAGCAAAATGTTACAGTACATGAACTATTTCATATGACATTGTGTTAACACAGTACCTCATTCATACTAAAAACAAATCAGTAAATGAGATTGTGGGGAGAAAAAGACCAGAAAATTATAAACTTGACTTTTGTAAGCCATTACCAGGGTCAGACCTGCATGTGTTCATACTGCACATGTGTTCATTAAATACACAGGTTAGATACACAGTTCTTACAGTGTACTTGTCGTGTATGTGGCCCTTCAGGATGCTGTCAATATCTTCAATATTCACCCCTCCATATTCAATATGTTCCACTCCCATGGTGTCACACAGGAGGAATGCGTGAGGTGGTCCATCTCGACCCGCTTTCACCTCGTAAGCACGATACTAGAAGAAGAACACATGATGTCATTCATCTTCTAACTACTTACCCAGTACAGGTTACTGGGCAGCCTGGGGATTCAGTCCCTTCCAAAGGCACATGAGGACAACATATAACAACTGAGTAAAACTAGATTAAAACTAGAACGGATGCCTTCAGAAGGTTTTCGACTGCATACACACAGTCCAGTTAGCTGGCAAAAAACTCTTTTACAAGCACAGTAAATTAAATCTTTATGATATATTCATTCCCAAACttgtaaaaacaaaacactagCAAACAAAAAGAGTTTATCCAGTTTGTCAGCTTATCCAGGTCCGAGTCAGAGGGGGAGCAGTCTGTGCAGAGATCCCTAGGCCTCCATCTCCCCAGCCAGCTCCTCCGGAGGGATACTCAGGCACTCCCAGACCAACTGGGAGATATAATCACTCCAGCAGGTCTTGGGTCTAGCCCAGGGACTCCTCCTGGTGGGACATGCCCTAAacaccttcccagggaggcatCCTAAATAGATGCCTGAACTActtcaactggctccttttgatgaggaggtgcagtggctctactttgagcccctcccgaATGCCAGAGCTCCTCACCATCTTTAAAGCTGAGCCCAGGCACTCTGAGAAGGAAATTCATTTCTGCTACTTGTATCTGTGATTGCATTCTTTCATTGACTACCacaggtgagggtaggaatgtatATCAACTGGTAAATCAATAGCATTGCTTTCTATCTCAGTTCTCTCTCTTCCATGACAGAACAGTACAGCATCCACATTACTGCCAATGTTGCACTGATCCGCTTGTCAATCTGACCTCAGccgtgaacaagaccctgaaATACTTTAACTCCTCCACTCGAGGCAGTAGCTTATCCCCTGACCAGGAGAGGGtaatccacccttttccagtcAAGAACTATGACCTCAGACCTGAAGGTGCTGATCCTCGTCCCAGCAGCTACACAGTC encodes:
- the LOC111834448 gene encoding interferon-induced protein 44-like, which produces MNAVSQTTMYRAYEVKAGRDGPPHAFLLCDTMGVEHIEYGGVNIEDIDSILKGHIHDKYTFNPISPWKSADSQAKCQLPLADRIHCMVIVMDTNKLKIVPEGTWVKLRNIQRKADSYEVPLLVLLTQVDKACPHVEKDLKNMYRSCYIKDLIFNVSDRLGIPVSQVLPVKNYSHEIELDDNCDILLLTAMQQMIYFADNYFDNFNNGTE